The Shewanella mangrovisoli genome has a window encoding:
- the folB gene encoding dihydroneopterin aldolase, producing MDKVLIRQLRIDTVIGVYEWEKKIQQSLFLDLDMAWDNKAAAASDDYQYALCYETVSNRLTQLVTEKPIELIETVAERVAECVLNEFKVNWVKVVVMKPGAVPSAAAVGVEIERSR from the coding sequence ATGGATAAAGTGCTTATTCGACAATTACGTATTGATACTGTGATTGGCGTCTATGAATGGGAAAAGAAAATTCAGCAGAGCCTGTTTTTGGATCTTGACATGGCTTGGGACAATAAAGCCGCCGCGGCAAGCGACGACTATCAATACGCGCTCTGCTATGAGACGGTTTCGAACCGCCTGACTCAGCTCGTCACCGAAAAGCCCATCGAGTTAATCGAAACCGTTGCCGAGCGAGTGGCTGAATGTGTGCTCAACGAGTTTAAGGTCAATTGGGTGAAAGTCGTGGTGATGAAACCCGGCGCGGTGCCTTCGGCTGCTGCCGTTGGGGTTGAGATTGAACGCTCACGCTAA
- the plsY gene encoding glycerol-3-phosphate 1-O-acyltransferase PlsY, translated as MSQLTLTLLMIVAAYLAGSVSSAVLVCRMRGLPDPRLQGSGNPGATNVLRIGGASSAAMVLFFDMLKGALPTYLAYLMGIDAISLGLIAIAACLGHIYPIFFGFKGGKGVATAFGAMAPIGDDLAICLMASWVVLVLISRYSSLAAIITALLAPLYTWWLDDRFTIPVAMLSTLIIIRHKENIQRLLKGEESKVSRKKRPKTP; from the coding sequence GTGAGTCAATTAACACTGACACTTTTGATGATTGTGGCCGCCTATTTAGCCGGTTCTGTCTCAAGTGCTGTGCTAGTGTGTAGGATGAGAGGCCTACCCGACCCCAGATTGCAAGGCTCAGGCAACCCCGGAGCCACTAACGTGCTGCGCATTGGCGGCGCAAGCTCGGCTGCCATGGTGTTATTTTTCGATATGCTTAAGGGCGCCTTACCCACTTATCTAGCCTATTTAATGGGAATTGACGCCATATCCCTCGGTTTGATCGCCATCGCCGCCTGTCTTGGCCATATCTATCCGATATTTTTTGGTTTTAAAGGTGGCAAAGGTGTGGCGACCGCTTTTGGTGCCATGGCGCCGATTGGTGATGACTTAGCCATCTGCTTGATGGCTTCTTGGGTCGTCTTAGTCCTGATCAGTCGCTACTCTTCCCTCGCGGCTATTATCACCGCCCTACTAGCACCACTTTATACTTGGTGGTTGGATGACAGATTTACGATCCCCGTCGCTATGCTCTCAACCCTGATTATCATCCGCCATAAAGAAAATATTCAGCGGTTACTGAAAGGCGAAGAGTCTAAGGTGTCACGTAAAAAGCGTCCTAAAACACCTTAG
- the tsaD gene encoding tRNA (adenosine(37)-N6)-threonylcarbamoyltransferase complex transferase subunit TsaD, with translation MRVLGIETSCDETGIAVYDDKLGLLSHALYSQVKLHADYGGVVPELASRDHVRKIVPLIRQALKNANTEIADLDGIAYTKGPGLIGALLVGACVGRSLAFAWNKPAIGVHHMEGHLLAPMLEDDAPEFPFVALLVSGGHSMLVKVDGIGLYEVLGESVDDAAGEAFDKTAKLMGLDYPGGPRLAKLAAKGEPAGYQFPRPMTDRPGLDFSFSGLKTFTANTIAAEPDDEQTRANIARAFEEAVVDTLAIKCRRALKQTGYNRLVIAGGVSANTRLRETLAEMMTSIGGRVYYPRGEFCTDNGAMIAFAGLQRLKAGQQEDLAVKGQPRWPLDTLPPVA, from the coding sequence ATGCGGGTTCTAGGTATTGAGACATCTTGTGACGAGACAGGTATTGCCGTCTATGACGATAAGCTGGGATTGCTCTCCCATGCTTTATATAGTCAGGTTAAGTTGCATGCGGATTATGGTGGGGTTGTGCCTGAACTGGCTTCCCGCGACCATGTGCGCAAAATTGTCCCGCTGATCCGCCAAGCGTTGAAAAATGCCAATACCGAAATTGCCGATTTAGATGGGATTGCCTACACCAAAGGCCCTGGTCTTATCGGTGCTTTATTAGTGGGCGCTTGTGTTGGCCGCTCACTTGCCTTTGCTTGGAATAAACCCGCCATCGGTGTGCACCATATGGAAGGGCATCTGCTGGCGCCAATGCTGGAAGACGATGCGCCAGAGTTTCCCTTTGTGGCACTGTTAGTGTCTGGCGGCCACTCCATGTTAGTAAAGGTCGATGGTATCGGCCTTTATGAAGTCTTAGGTGAGTCGGTGGATGACGCCGCCGGTGAAGCCTTTGATAAAACTGCTAAGTTAATGGGGCTTGATTATCCCGGCGGTCCACGGCTTGCAAAACTGGCCGCCAAAGGTGAGCCAGCAGGTTATCAATTTCCACGGCCAATGACCGACAGACCCGGACTCGATTTTAGTTTCTCAGGGCTTAAAACTTTTACCGCCAATACCATTGCCGCCGAGCCCGATGATGAGCAAACCCGCGCAAACATCGCCCGCGCCTTTGAAGAAGCGGTCGTCGATACGCTCGCGATTAAATGTCGCCGCGCGTTAAAACAAACTGGCTATAACCGTTTAGTGATCGCGGGTGGCGTGAGTGCCAACACGCGCTTACGTGAAACCTTGGCCGAGATGATGACCTCTATTGGTGGCCGAGTTTATTATCCTCGTGGTGAATTTTGCACTGACAATGGTGCCATGATTGCCTTCGCTGGACTGCAGCGTTTAAAGGCAGGCCAACAGGAAGACTTAGCGGTCAAAGGTCAGCCGAGATGGCCGCTCGATACTTTACCGCCTGTTGCATGA
- the rpsU gene encoding 30S ribosomal protein S21, whose amino-acid sequence MPIIKVRENEPFDVALRRFKRSCEKAGILADVRAREFYEKPTTARKRAKAAAVKRLAKKLSRENARRVRLY is encoded by the coding sequence ATGCCAATTATTAAAGTACGTGAAAACGAACCATTCGACGTAGCTCTGCGTCGTTTCAAGCGCTCTTGTGAAAAAGCTGGTATTTTAGCTGACGTGCGTGCTCGTGAATTCTACGAGAAGCCAACTACTGCACGTAAGCGCGCTAAAGCAGCTGCAGTTAAACGTTTAGCTAAAAAGCTTTCTCGCGAAAACGCACGTCGCGTACGTTTATACTAA
- a CDS encoding GatB/YqeY domain-containing protein, with protein MSLIDQLKDHMKQAMIAKEKARLSTIRMALAAIKQIEVDTREPLNDEQVIAVLTKMVKQRRDSIAQYEAAGRSELAAAEAEEIQVIETFLPTPLSEAEIAAFIDAAISEIGASSMADMGKVMGALKPKVQGRADMGAIGAMIRAKLQ; from the coding sequence ATGAGCCTAATTGATCAGCTAAAAGACCATATGAAACAGGCCATGATCGCCAAAGAGAAGGCGAGATTGAGCACTATTCGTATGGCACTTGCAGCCATCAAACAGATTGAAGTGGATACCCGCGAACCCCTGAATGATGAGCAGGTTATAGCTGTCTTAACCAAAATGGTGAAACAACGTCGCGATTCGATTGCTCAATATGAAGCAGCGGGTCGTAGCGAGTTGGCCGCAGCAGAAGCAGAAGAGATTCAAGTTATTGAAACTTTCCTGCCGACTCCCCTCTCTGAGGCGGAAATTGCCGCGTTCATCGATGCCGCTATTTCTGAAATAGGCGCATCCTCCATGGCGGATATGGGCAAAGTAATGGGAGCATTAAAACCTAAAGTTCAAGGACGTGCAGACATGGGCGCTATCGGCGCTATGATCCGTGCAAAATTGCAATAA
- the dnaG gene encoding DNA primase, whose protein sequence is MAIPRDFINELIARTDIVELIDRKVPLKKAGKNYSACCPFHSEKSPSFTVSRDKQFYHCFGCGAHGNAIDFVMEYDRLDFVDAIEDLAGQLGLEVPREQGTGKRQDDGLSRDLYQLMEEASRFFQTQLRQHQDKQKVIDYLAYRGLSDDIVEHFGIGFAPDGWDGLLSRYRHSQDAQDKLLTAGMLISNDSGKRYDRFRDRLMFPIRDRRGRVIGFGGRVLGDGTPKYLNSPETPIFHKGNELYGLYELKQRHRDPDKVLIVEGYMDVVALAQYGVDYAVASLGTSTTAEQFQLLLRSAKEVICCYDGDRAGNEAAWRALETALPLLKPGDKVRFMFLPQSEDPDSMVRKIGKDAFEQMMESAITLPEFLFDTLATKFGTDKGNLAKQAFGLIEKIQDTVLQNLLLENLAHKLGMNSSDDMKKKLGFSVKQTKPTASTGLKGRGTPLRLAIALLVQHPELGVGLSPQPALNHLQMPGIDLLPLLLELTREHRLNSAQLLEQFRDSPHSGTLHKLAQWDHQVADENLLEKFKQTLVWLNNQYIEQRYQELSLKQTHTKEEKIQLQKLISVMKGLN, encoded by the coding sequence ATGGCAATACCTCGTGATTTTATCAATGAGCTAATCGCTCGCACCGACATTGTCGAGCTTATCGACCGCAAGGTGCCCTTGAAAAAGGCGGGTAAAAACTACTCGGCCTGTTGTCCTTTTCATAGCGAAAAATCACCTTCGTTTACCGTTAGCCGCGATAAACAGTTTTATCATTGTTTTGGCTGCGGTGCCCACGGCAACGCCATCGATTTTGTGATGGAGTACGACAGACTCGACTTTGTCGATGCCATAGAAGATCTTGCCGGACAACTGGGCTTAGAAGTCCCAAGGGAACAAGGCACGGGTAAACGCCAAGACGATGGCCTAAGCCGTGATCTATACCAATTAATGGAAGAAGCGAGCCGCTTTTTTCAAACTCAGTTAAGACAACACCAAGACAAGCAAAAAGTCATCGACTACCTCGCCTATCGCGGATTATCCGATGATATTGTTGAGCATTTTGGGATTGGTTTTGCGCCCGACGGTTGGGATGGCTTATTAAGCCGCTACCGACATAGTCAAGATGCACAGGATAAACTCCTGACCGCAGGCATGCTGATCAGCAATGACAGCGGTAAAAGATACGACAGATTCCGTGACCGCCTGATGTTTCCTATTCGCGACCGTCGTGGTCGTGTGATTGGATTTGGTGGCAGAGTATTGGGAGATGGCACCCCCAAGTACTTGAATTCGCCAGAAACGCCCATATTTCATAAGGGCAATGAACTCTACGGCCTATACGAGCTAAAACAACGTCATCGCGATCCCGATAAGGTACTGATTGTCGAAGGCTATATGGACGTAGTCGCCCTCGCCCAATATGGCGTGGATTACGCGGTCGCCTCCCTAGGCACCTCGACGACGGCTGAACAATTCCAATTGTTGCTGCGTAGTGCCAAGGAAGTGATTTGTTGTTATGACGGCGATAGAGCCGGTAATGAGGCCGCCTGGCGCGCCTTAGAAACTGCTTTACCCCTACTCAAACCTGGGGACAAAGTGCGTTTTATGTTTTTACCCCAATCTGAAGATCCGGATTCAATGGTTCGTAAGATAGGTAAAGACGCCTTCGAGCAAATGATGGAAAGTGCCATCACGCTGCCCGAATTTTTGTTTGATACATTAGCGACAAAATTTGGTACCGATAAAGGTAACTTAGCCAAACAAGCCTTTGGCCTAATTGAAAAAATTCAAGATACTGTGCTGCAAAACCTACTGCTTGAGAACTTAGCTCACAAGTTAGGCATGAACAGCTCAGACGATATGAAGAAAAAACTGGGTTTTAGTGTCAAACAAACTAAGCCCACAGCATCAACGGGACTCAAAGGACGCGGTACGCCATTGCGACTTGCCATCGCCTTGTTAGTACAGCATCCCGAGCTGGGAGTGGGATTATCCCCACAACCGGCATTAAACCATCTGCAAATGCCAGGCATCGACTTGCTGCCATTGCTGTTGGAATTAACACGAGAGCATAGGTTAAACAGCGCACAACTACTTGAGCAATTCAGAGACAGCCCCCACAGCGGGACGCTGCATAAATTAGCCCAATGGGACCATCAAGTGGCGGATGAAAACCTGCTCGAAAAGTTTAAACAGACCCTGGTTTGGTTGAACAATCAATATATTGAGCAACGATATCAGGAATTGAGTCTAAAACAGACCCATACTAAGGAAGAGAAGATCCAGCTGCAGAAGCTGATCTCAGTCATGAAAGGACTAAACTGA
- the rpoD gene encoding RNA polymerase sigma factor RpoD, translated as MDHTPQSQLKLLLAKGKEQGYLTYAEVNDHLPADMVDSDQIEDIIQMINDMGIRVFEEAPDADDMMMSEDNTDEDAAEEAAAALATVESELGRTTDPVRMYMREMGTVELLTREGEIVIAKRIEEGINTVQSSVAEYPQAIAMILEQYDQYEADELRLSDIISGFVNPDEEDLGPTATHIGSELSEEDLDDEDDDEDDEDEDGDGEGDDDGNKGPDPEEARERFSQLRTAYENALKIIDAKGREHPESIQALFEIGEIFKEFRLVPKQFDRLVKSMRSMMDRVRVQERLLMKLCVEQAKMPKKNFVKFFTGNETNLDWFDAEKNSTKPYAEGLRMVEEDVQRCRSKLAAIEEETGLVIAAIKDINRRMSIGEAKARRAKKEMVEANLRLVISIAKKYTNRGLQFLDLIQEGNIGLMKAVDKFEYRRGYKFSTYATWWIRQAITRSIADQARTIRIPVHMIETINKLNRISRQMLQEMGREPSPEELAERMMMPEDKIRKVLKIAKEPISMETPIGDDEDSHLGDFIEDTTLELPLDSATSESLKSATHEVLAGLTAREAKVLRMRFGIDMNTDHTLEEVGKQFDVTRERIRQIEAKALRKLRHPSRSEILKSFLDE; from the coding sequence ATGGATCATACTCCGCAGTCGCAACTCAAGCTGTTGCTTGCCAAAGGTAAAGAGCAAGGTTACTTAACCTATGCAGAAGTGAACGATCACTTACCTGCAGACATGGTCGATTCTGACCAGATCGAAGATATTATCCAGATGATAAATGACATGGGTATTCGGGTGTTCGAAGAAGCACCTGATGCCGATGACATGATGATGTCGGAAGACAACACAGACGAAGATGCAGCGGAAGAAGCCGCAGCCGCCCTTGCCACAGTAGAAAGTGAGCTAGGCCGCACCACAGACCCAGTGCGTATGTACATGCGCGAAATGGGTACCGTTGAACTGCTGACCCGTGAAGGCGAAATCGTTATCGCCAAACGCATCGAAGAAGGCATCAACACAGTTCAAAGCTCTGTCGCCGAATACCCACAAGCGATCGCCATGATCCTTGAGCAGTACGACCAGTACGAAGCCGACGAACTGCGCCTGTCTGATATTATCTCTGGATTTGTTAACCCGGACGAAGAAGACCTAGGTCCAACCGCGACTCATATCGGTTCTGAATTATCGGAAGAAGATCTCGATGATGAAGATGATGATGAAGACGACGAAGACGAAGACGGTGACGGCGAAGGTGATGACGATGGCAACAAGGGTCCCGATCCTGAAGAAGCGCGTGAACGCTTTAGCCAATTAAGAACCGCCTACGAAAACGCGCTTAAAATCATCGATGCCAAAGGTCGTGAACACCCAGAATCGATTCAAGCACTGTTTGAAATCGGCGAGATTTTCAAAGAGTTCCGCCTCGTACCTAAGCAATTCGACCGCTTAGTGAAAAGCATGCGCTCTATGATGGACCGCGTGCGCGTTCAAGAGCGTCTACTGATGAAGCTCTGTGTCGAACAGGCCAAAATGCCGAAGAAGAACTTTGTAAAATTCTTCACCGGTAACGAAACCAATCTAGATTGGTTCGATGCAGAAAAGAACTCAACCAAGCCTTATGCCGAAGGCTTAAGAATGGTTGAAGAAGACGTTCAGCGTTGCCGTAGCAAGCTGGCCGCCATCGAAGAAGAAACTGGCTTAGTGATTGCCGCCATTAAAGATATCAACCGTCGTATGTCAATCGGTGAAGCCAAGGCTCGCCGTGCGAAGAAAGAAATGGTTGAGGCAAACTTACGTCTAGTAATTTCTATCGCGAAGAAATACACCAACCGTGGTCTGCAATTCTTGGATCTTATCCAAGAAGGTAACATCGGTCTGATGAAGGCTGTTGATAAGTTCGAATACCGTCGTGGTTACAAGTTCTCGACCTATGCGACTTGGTGGATCCGTCAGGCAATCACCCGCTCAATCGCGGACCAAGCCCGTACGATCCGTATTCCAGTACATATGATCGAAACCATCAACAAGCTGAACCGTATCTCTCGCCAAATGCTGCAGGAAATGGGTCGTGAGCCCTCACCTGAAGAACTGGCAGAGCGTATGATGATGCCGGAAGATAAGATCCGTAAGGTACTGAAAATCGCTAAAGAACCTATCTCCATGGAAACCCCAATCGGTGACGATGAAGATTCGCATTTAGGTGATTTTATCGAGGATACCACCCTCGAATTACCACTGGACAGCGCCACCAGCGAAAGCCTGAAGAGCGCCACCCATGAGGTATTAGCAGGCTTAACGGCCCGTGAAGCAAAAGTACTGCGTATGCGTTTTGGTATCGACATGAATACCGACCACACGCTGGAAGAAGTGGGTAAACAATTTGACGTAACCCGTGAGCGTATCCGTCAAATCGAGGCGAAAGCCCTGCGTAAACTGCGCCACCCTTCACGTTCGGAAATCTTAAAGTCGTTCTTAGACGAATAG
- a CDS encoding methyl-accepting chemotaxis protein, giving the protein MKHLSISTKLLWITSALFLSIVAILSISLWWTLSDQNTELSNQVQETLQTETRDKLEARAGEYGEMVAGFINEAYRIPFSFSGMLESTAEELPLKRDRLELAVAAVLKKNNQISSMYAQFEPNGYDGLDSEFLNVEVSHSVASSGSLEVYYTRNDDGTVEHNQVDDSAEKYVTTLNEFGIREAEWYLCAKETLKPCLMEPYLYEITPGNNALMTSLTVPVVKHKQFIGVVGVDVNLPVFQALIDKLSKSLYDGQAKVTLLSTRGLVVAASHYSKKARPLSESIDPKLASQIVALHKNGGYMANDDEIIVAYPIKIPLAKAEWSLAIQVPKAQAFKSSIELNGKMDEMATSLGSILLMVGLAVSILAVVTISIVIRSIIAPLKMIQGRVEHLASADGDLTQSIVVDAHAELIALGKGFNSFIHKLKDLISELKTLAGRTQEESLSSAQIAELTRDSVHRQYGEIESVVTAVNEMSATALEVAKASEQTAAETEAMSRNVRLSEESLTKAMEYVTTMSQESMQAKVAVSKVAESSTNISRILEVISSIAAQTNLLALNAAIEAARAGEQGRGFAVVADEVRALASKTQSSTDDISVLIDALQQEVNSASGIIDKGAERAQMAVSQTEQALTSLNSMVSQIEEISSQVTHIAAAAEEQSAVTEEVNRNITGISDSASELARLAGEAQQSSVVLAELVKQQHQQLGKLKT; this is encoded by the coding sequence ATGAAGCATTTGTCCATCAGTACTAAGTTGTTGTGGATCACTTCCGCCTTATTCCTCTCAATTGTTGCCATTCTTTCCATCAGCCTCTGGTGGACTCTTTCGGACCAAAACACAGAGCTGTCTAATCAGGTTCAAGAGACACTACAAACCGAAACCCGTGACAAACTCGAAGCCCGTGCGGGTGAATATGGTGAAATGGTGGCGGGATTTATCAATGAAGCCTATCGGATCCCGTTTTCCTTTTCCGGCATGTTAGAGAGTACGGCGGAAGAGTTGCCATTAAAGCGTGATCGCTTAGAGCTGGCCGTGGCGGCGGTATTAAAGAAAAATAACCAGATATCCTCCATGTACGCGCAGTTTGAGCCTAATGGTTACGACGGGCTCGACAGTGAGTTTTTAAATGTCGAGGTTAGCCATAGCGTCGCATCATCGGGATCATTGGAGGTGTATTACACTCGCAACGATGATGGCACGGTCGAGCATAATCAAGTAGATGATTCCGCAGAAAAATATGTCACGACCTTAAACGAGTTTGGGATCCGTGAAGCCGAATGGTATCTCTGTGCTAAGGAAACCTTAAAGCCTTGTTTGATGGAGCCTTATCTCTATGAAATCACCCCAGGTAATAATGCGCTGATGACCTCTCTGACCGTGCCAGTGGTCAAGCATAAGCAGTTTATTGGGGTGGTAGGCGTCGATGTGAACTTGCCCGTATTTCAGGCCCTAATCGATAAATTATCTAAGAGTCTTTACGACGGTCAAGCCAAGGTAACCTTACTCAGTACCCGTGGGTTAGTGGTTGCCGCGAGTCATTACAGCAAAAAAGCGCGCCCTCTGAGCGAGTCTATTGACCCTAAACTTGCCTCGCAGATAGTCGCGTTACATAAAAATGGCGGCTATATGGCAAACGATGATGAGATTATCGTGGCCTACCCGATAAAAATCCCACTGGCGAAAGCGGAATGGTCATTGGCTATCCAAGTCCCTAAGGCTCAAGCCTTTAAGAGTTCTATTGAGTTGAATGGCAAAATGGATGAAATGGCCACATCCCTTGGCAGCATCTTGTTGATGGTCGGTTTAGCCGTGTCCATTCTAGCAGTGGTTACTATCAGCATAGTGATCCGCAGCATTATTGCACCGCTTAAGATGATCCAAGGCCGTGTGGAACACTTGGCCAGCGCCGATGGTGATTTAACCCAATCGATTGTGGTCGATGCCCATGCGGAACTGATTGCACTGGGTAAAGGCTTTAACTCCTTTATTCATAAGCTGAAAGACTTGATCAGCGAGTTAAAAACGCTCGCGGGACGCACTCAGGAGGAAAGTCTCTCCTCGGCACAAATTGCGGAATTGACACGCGATAGTGTCCACCGTCAGTATGGCGAAATCGAAAGCGTGGTAACCGCGGTTAATGAGATGAGTGCCACGGCGCTTGAAGTGGCGAAAGCTTCTGAGCAAACGGCTGCGGAAACCGAAGCCATGTCGCGCAATGTGCGTCTCAGCGAAGAGAGCCTGACTAAGGCGATGGAATACGTGACCACAATGTCGCAGGAGTCGATGCAGGCGAAAGTGGCCGTGAGCAAAGTGGCTGAAAGCAGCACGAACATCAGCCGTATTCTCGAGGTGATTAGCTCGATTGCCGCGCAAACTAACTTACTGGCATTGAACGCCGCAATTGAGGCGGCGCGGGCGGGTGAACAAGGACGGGGTTTTGCAGTTGTGGCCGATGAGGTGAGGGCGCTTGCTTCTAAAACCCAAAGTTCGACCGATGATATCAGCGTGCTGATCGATGCCCTGCAGCAAGAGGTGAATAGTGCCTCAGGCATTATTGATAAAGGTGCTGAGCGTGCGCAAATGGCCGTGTCGCAAACCGAGCAAGCGCTCACATCGCTTAATTCTATGGTCAGTCAGATAGAGGAAATTTCTTCTCAGGTGACGCATATTGCCGCCGCAGCGGAGGAACAAAGTGCGGTAACTGAAGAAGTTAATCGTAATATCACCGGAATTTCTGACTCGGCCTCTGAGCTGGCTCGCCTTGCGGGTGAAGCGCAGCAAAGCAGTGTGGTCCTCGCCGAACTGGTGAAACAGCAGCATCAACAATTAGGTAAGTTAAAGACCTAA
- a CDS encoding peptide MFS transporter: MTLGTNQVSKTHSFMTVSLIELWERFGYYGMQALIVYFMVQRLGFDDSRANLVWSACAALIYVSPAIGGWVGDKILGTKRTMLLGAGILSVGYALMTVPTENTWFMFSALGVIVVGNGLFKPNAGNLVRKIYEGDDSKIDSAFTIYYMAVNVGSTFSMLLTPWIKDYVNAQYGNEFGWHAAFAVCCVGLIVGLGNYALMHKSLANYGSEPDTRPVNKKNLAIVLVLAALSVVASAIILEYEDVARVFVYAAGVAVLGIFFHLIRTSEPSERAGLIAALILTVQTVFFFIFYQQMSTSLALFALRNVDWDFQVFGTHLWTWSPAQFQALNPIWIMVLSPVLAWSYSWAGRNNKDFSIAAKFALGFAVVAIGFFIYGFAGQFAVEGKTSSWVMIWGYASYSLGELLVSGLGLAMIARYVPARMGGFMMGAYFVASGISQYLGGVVANFASVPQDLVDPLQTLPVYTNLFNKLGIAAVVCTFIALAVLPLMRRLTESHHAHNSIEDNAAASLRDVKAEQ; this comes from the coding sequence ATGACTCTTGGTACCAATCAGGTAAGCAAGACACATTCGTTTATGACAGTGTCGCTTATCGAATTGTGGGAACGTTTTGGTTATTACGGCATGCAGGCGCTGATCGTGTACTTTATGGTGCAGCGTCTTGGCTTTGATGACTCCCGTGCAAACTTAGTTTGGAGTGCCTGTGCGGCGCTGATTTACGTGTCGCCAGCCATCGGCGGTTGGGTTGGGGATAAAATTCTCGGCACCAAACGCACTATGCTGCTCGGTGCGGGGATTTTGTCGGTAGGTTATGCATTGATGACTGTGCCGACCGAAAACACTTGGTTTATGTTCTCCGCCCTTGGGGTGATTGTGGTCGGTAACGGCCTATTTAAACCCAATGCCGGTAACTTAGTCCGTAAGATTTACGAAGGTGACGATTCTAAAATCGACAGCGCCTTTACCATCTACTACATGGCGGTAAACGTAGGTTCAACCTTCTCTATGCTGTTAACGCCTTGGATTAAGGACTATGTTAACGCGCAATACGGTAACGAATTTGGCTGGCATGCCGCCTTTGCGGTGTGCTGTGTGGGCTTAATTGTCGGCTTAGGTAACTATGCCCTGATGCACAAGAGCCTCGCCAACTATGGTTCAGAGCCTGATACTCGCCCAGTCAACAAGAAGAACTTGGCTATCGTCTTAGTCTTAGCAGCGCTTTCGGTTGTGGCTTCAGCCATTATTCTTGAATATGAAGATGTTGCCAGAGTATTCGTGTATGCCGCGGGTGTGGCGGTATTGGGGATTTTCTTCCACTTAATTCGTACCAGTGAGCCAAGTGAGCGTGCAGGCCTTATCGCGGCGCTAATCCTCACAGTGCAGACCGTCTTCTTCTTTATCTTCTATCAACAAATGTCGACCTCACTGGCCCTGTTTGCGCTGCGTAACGTCGATTGGGATTTCCAAGTCTTTGGTACCCATTTGTGGACTTGGTCTCCGGCACAGTTCCAAGCACTGAACCCAATCTGGATCATGGTGTTAAGCCCTGTTCTGGCTTGGAGTTATTCTTGGGCAGGTCGCAACAATAAGGACTTTTCGATTGCCGCTAAGTTCGCCTTAGGTTTTGCGGTTGTCGCGATAGGCTTCTTTATCTACGGTTTTGCAGGCCAATTTGCCGTTGAGGGTAAGACCTCTTCTTGGGTGATGATTTGGGGTTATGCTTCTTACTCACTCGGCGAACTGCTGGTGAGTGGTCTTGGTTTAGCCATGATCGCCCGCTATGTCCCCGCTCGCATGGGCGGCTTTATGATGGGCGCCTATTTCGTGGCATCGGGCATTTCCCAGTACTTGGGCGGCGTTGTAGCGAACTTTGCCAGCGTGCCACAGGACTTAGTCGATCCGCTGCAGACACTGCCAGTCTATACCAATCTATTCAATAAATTAGGTATTGCGGCCGTGGTTTGTACTTTTATCGCCTTAGCCGTATTACCACTGATGCGACGTTTGACCGAAAGTCATCACGCCCATAACAGTATTGAAGATAACGCGGCGGCCTCACTACGTGATGTGAAAGCCGAGCAATAA